Proteins from a genomic interval of Diaphorobacter sp. HDW4A:
- a CDS encoding amino acid aminotransferase, whose translation MSLFTAVEMAPRDPILGLNEQFAADSNPNKVNLGVGVYFDDNGKLPLLQCVQAAEKAMMDKPTARGYLPIDGIAAYDNAVKALVFGADSDVVKSGRVATVQAVGGTGGLKLGADFLKKISPSAKVLISDPSWENHKAIFTNAGFEVGSYTYYDAANRKVNFEGMLADLNAAAAGTVVVLHACCHNPTGYDITAEQWDQVIAAVKAKNLIAFLDMAYQGFGHGLKEDGAVIGKFIAAGLNIFVSTSFSKSFSLYGERVGALSVVATDKDEAARVLSQLKIVIRTNYSNPPIHGGAVVAAVLNDDKLRAQWESELAEMRVRIKAMRQKLVDGLKAAGVKQDMSFITTQIGMFSYSGLSKDQMVRLRSEFGVYGTDTGRMCVAALNSKNVEYVCKAIAAVI comes from the coding sequence ATGTCGCTCTTCACCGCCGTCGAGATGGCCCCACGTGACCCCATTCTGGGTCTGAACGAACAATTTGCCGCTGATTCCAACCCCAACAAGGTGAATCTGGGCGTGGGCGTGTACTTCGACGATAACGGCAAGCTCCCCCTGCTCCAGTGCGTGCAGGCCGCTGAAAAAGCCATGATGGACAAGCCTACCGCACGCGGCTATCTGCCCATCGACGGCATCGCCGCCTACGACAACGCCGTGAAGGCGCTGGTGTTCGGCGCGGACTCCGACGTCGTCAAGTCCGGCCGCGTGGCTACGGTGCAAGCCGTGGGCGGTACGGGTGGCCTGAAGCTCGGCGCTGACTTCCTGAAGAAGATCAGCCCCAGCGCCAAGGTGCTGATCTCCGACCCCAGCTGGGAAAACCACAAGGCCATCTTCACCAACGCAGGTTTTGAAGTCGGCAGCTACACGTACTACGACGCAGCCAATCGCAAGGTCAACTTCGAAGGTATGCTGGCCGATCTGAACGCTGCCGCCGCCGGCACCGTCGTCGTGCTGCACGCCTGCTGCCACAACCCGACCGGCTACGACATCACCGCCGAGCAATGGGACCAGGTGATCGCCGCCGTGAAGGCCAAGAACCTCATCGCCTTCCTCGACATGGCCTATCAAGGCTTCGGCCACGGGCTGAAGGAAGACGGCGCCGTGATCGGCAAGTTCATCGCCGCTGGCCTGAACATTTTTGTGTCGACCTCGTTCTCCAAGAGCTTCAGCCTGTACGGCGAGCGCGTCGGTGCCCTGTCCGTGGTGGCTACCGACAAGGACGAAGCCGCACGCGTGCTGTCGCAACTGAAGATCGTCATCCGCACGAATTACTCGAACCCACCGATTCACGGTGGTGCCGTGGTAGCCGCCGTGCTGAACGACGACAAGCTGCGCGCCCAGTGGGAAAGCGAACTGGCCGAAATGCGCGTGCGCATCAAGGCGATGCGCCAGAAACTGGTCGACGGTCTGAAGGCCGCCGGCGTGAAGCAGGACATGAGCTTCATCACTACGCAGATCGGCATGTTCTCGTACTCAGGTCTGTCCAAGGACCAGATGGTGCGTCTGCGTTCGGAGTTCGGCGTGTATGGGACCGATACGGGCCGTATGTGCGTGGCTGCTCTGAACAGCAAGAATGTGGAGTACGTCTGCAAGGCGATTGCGGCGGTGATCTAA
- a CDS encoding helix-turn-helix domain-containing protein produces MTDALIDSLTAARKAQKITQADLAQRAGLSRMAVQRTETGDVDPRYSTLVEMSRVLGMQMMAVPADLVPALQAFIQSGGKFLGQPVGADAPPSVVDVYAAEPLGKYKVR; encoded by the coding sequence ATGACAGATGCTTTGATTGACTCCCTCACCGCCGCCCGCAAGGCCCAGAAGATCACCCAGGCCGATCTCGCGCAACGCGCAGGCCTCTCGCGCATGGCGGTCCAGCGCACGGAAACCGGTGATGTCGACCCGCGCTACTCGACGCTGGTCGAGATGTCCCGCGTGCTCGGCATGCAGATGATGGCCGTGCCCGCCGATCTCGTGCCCGCGTTGCAGGCCTTTATCCAATCCGGCGGCAAGTTCCTCGGCCAGCCCGTCGGGGCGGATGCACCGCCCTCGGTGGTCGATGTCTATGCGGCCGAACCTCTGGGCAAGTACAAGGTCCGCTGA
- a CDS encoding dihydrolipoyl dehydrogenase, whose protein sequence is MSETLDTIIIGAGSAGLSALREVRKRTDRFLIINDGPWGTTCARVGCMPSKLLIEAANAFDHRKTFDTFGIRGADQLSVDLPAVLSRVRMLRDGFVSGTIKDTEVDATQQISGRAQLLGPDRVTVNGKEFRARHIIIATGTRPRVDPAWTAFGDRVLTTDTLFEQTTLAPRMAVLGLGPVGVEMAQALARLGITVTAFVTRKATAGISDPNVLNALWTELEKDFAIHIGERARLAAHKNGIEVVSGDKRLVVDQVLAANGRVPNIEGLGLETLGVPLEEHGLPPFDRNTRQIGDLPVFIAGDIDPDRALLHEASDEGHIAGMNTAIDEPQRFRRRTPLAISFCHPNAAVVGKSCKSLAEQDFVTGAIDFSRQGRARVAQEDAGLLHVYADRASGRLLGAEMCAPAGEHLAHLLALAIHSEMTVQQMLGMPIYHPVLEEGLRTALRRAAAQLNIKTDSDLALCDLGNSSVLE, encoded by the coding sequence ATGAGCGAGACACTGGACACCATCATCATCGGCGCCGGATCGGCAGGGCTGTCGGCATTGCGCGAGGTGCGCAAGCGCACAGATCGTTTTCTCATCATCAACGACGGCCCTTGGGGTACGACCTGCGCGCGCGTGGGCTGCATGCCGTCCAAGCTGCTGATCGAGGCGGCCAACGCATTTGATCACCGCAAGACCTTCGACACCTTCGGCATTCGCGGCGCGGACCAACTGAGCGTGGACCTGCCCGCCGTACTGAGCCGGGTGCGCATGCTGCGCGACGGCTTCGTCTCCGGAACTATCAAGGACACCGAAGTCGACGCGACTCAGCAGATCAGTGGGCGGGCGCAGCTGCTCGGCCCGGACCGCGTCACGGTCAACGGCAAGGAATTCCGCGCCCGCCACATCATCATCGCCACCGGCACCCGTCCGCGCGTCGATCCCGCATGGACGGCGTTCGGAGACCGCGTGCTGACCACCGACACCCTATTCGAGCAAACCACGCTCGCGCCGCGCATGGCCGTGCTCGGCCTCGGTCCCGTGGGTGTCGAGATGGCACAGGCGCTTGCCCGACTGGGCATAACCGTCACGGCCTTCGTGACGCGCAAGGCCACGGCGGGCATCAGCGATCCCAACGTGCTGAACGCCCTCTGGACCGAACTCGAAAAGGATTTCGCCATCCACATCGGCGAGCGCGCCCGCCTTGCTGCACACAAGAACGGCATCGAGGTCGTCAGCGGTGACAAGCGGCTCGTCGTCGATCAGGTGCTCGCTGCCAACGGCCGCGTTCCCAATATCGAAGGCCTCGGTCTGGAGACGCTCGGCGTGCCCCTCGAGGAGCATGGCCTGCCGCCCTTTGACCGGAACACGCGGCAGATCGGCGATCTGCCAGTGTTCATCGCGGGAGACATCGACCCGGACCGCGCGCTGCTGCACGAGGCCTCGGACGAAGGGCACATCGCAGGCATGAACACCGCCATCGACGAGCCCCAGCGTTTTCGCCGCCGCACACCGCTGGCCATCAGCTTCTGCCATCCCAATGCAGCGGTGGTCGGCAAATCGTGCAAGTCGCTGGCTGAGCAGGACTTTGTCACCGGTGCCATCGACTTCAGCCGCCAGGGCCGCGCCCGCGTCGCGCAGGAGGACGCCGGGCTGCTCCACGTCTATGCCGATCGCGCCTCGGGACGGCTGCTCGGCGCCGAGATGTGCGCACCCGCCGGGGAGCATTTGGCGCACCTGCTCGCTCTGGCCATCCACAGCGAGATGACGGTGCAGCAGATGCTGGGCATGCCGATCTACCACCCGGTGCTGGAAGAAGGCCTGCGCACTGCGCTGCGCCGAGCCGCTGCTCAACTGAACATCAAGACCGACTCTGATCTGGCCTTGTGCGATCTGGGCAATTCTAGCGTGCTGGAATAG
- a CDS encoding YbgC/FadM family acyl-CoA thioesterase: MKRQDFRSVHRLRVRWAEVDIQKIVFNAHYLTYADIGMSEYWRALAMPYEATMQALGGDIYLKKASVEYHASARMDDVLDIGMRCTRVGNSSLSFECGIFAGDRLLVTVELIYVFADPVTQTSRPVPQLLRDTILQFEGGADMVTLKVGDWATLGEAASAVRKAVFIEEQGISPDIELDALDSTAVHAVAFNRLGMPVATGRLLQDAPGEARIGRMAVARVLRGQRWGRAILDALVDASRERGDDKVILHAQCSAEGFYRRAAFEVVGAPYEEAGIAHITMQLALAK, encoded by the coding sequence ATGAAACGCCAGGATTTTCGTAGCGTGCACCGCCTGCGTGTGCGCTGGGCCGAAGTGGACATCCAGAAGATCGTCTTCAACGCGCATTACCTCACCTATGCCGACATCGGCATGTCCGAGTACTGGCGCGCGCTCGCCATGCCCTACGAGGCCACGATGCAGGCGCTGGGCGGTGACATCTACCTCAAGAAGGCTAGCGTCGAATACCACGCTTCGGCGCGCATGGATGATGTGCTTGACATCGGCATGCGCTGCACGCGCGTGGGCAATTCGTCGCTGAGTTTCGAATGCGGTATCTTCGCGGGCGACCGGCTGCTCGTGACCGTCGAGCTGATCTATGTGTTCGCCGATCCCGTCACGCAGACCTCGCGCCCCGTGCCGCAGTTGCTGCGCGACACGATTCTGCAGTTCGAGGGCGGGGCCGATATGGTCACGCTCAAGGTGGGCGACTGGGCCACGCTCGGCGAGGCTGCCAGTGCCGTGCGCAAGGCGGTGTTCATCGAGGAACAGGGCATCTCGCCCGACATCGAACTCGATGCGCTGGATTCAACTGCGGTGCATGCGGTCGCGTTCAACCGCCTCGGCATGCCGGTTGCGACAGGTCGCCTGCTGCAGGACGCGCCCGGCGAGGCCCGCATCGGCCGCATGGCCGTCGCGCGCGTGTTGCGCGGACAGCGTTGGGGGCGGGCGATTCTGGACGCACTGGTCGATGCATCGCGCGAGCGCGGCGACGACAAGGTGATCTTGCATGCGCAGTGCAGCGCCGAGGGCTTCTACCGCCGTGCTGCCTTCGAGGTGGTGGGCGCGCCGTATGAAGAGGCGGGCATTGCGCACATCACGATGCAGCTCGCGTTGGCGAAATAA
- a CDS encoding DUF1294 domain-containing protein, whose translation MRKQGTIRRWDEERGFGFIDSGDSRDVFVHVRDFARGSASPVAGMQVTYEEIQVGGKGPRAMQVNPIAAAKSPITQPVTHPQAPRGSSPRNVRRNESPQSEPANGTTLVYALMLLWAGLLAYGLISHRIALPVLAMLLVLNLITFGLYAKDKNAAKSGAWRTSESTLHSLALFGGWPAAWFAQQTLRHKTSKAEFRFSYWATVVINLIGTVVLMIEPNLMAFLLKTFMRAAG comes from the coding sequence ATGCGCAAACAGGGAACCATCCGCCGTTGGGACGAGGAACGCGGCTTCGGCTTCATCGACAGCGGGGACTCGCGCGACGTGTTTGTCCATGTGCGGGACTTTGCCCGTGGCAGCGCTTCGCCGGTTGCGGGCATGCAGGTGACGTATGAGGAAATCCAGGTCGGGGGCAAGGGGCCGCGTGCGATGCAGGTCAACCCCATTGCGGCGGCCAAATCACCTATTACCCAACCAGTCACCCACCCACAAGCACCTCGGGGTTCGTCACCGCGCAACGTCCGCCGAAACGAATCACCCCAGAGCGAGCCCGCTAACGGTACCACGCTCGTATACGCGCTGATGCTGCTTTGGGCGGGACTGCTGGCTTATGGGCTGATCAGTCACCGGATAGCACTGCCGGTTTTGGCCATGCTGCTGGTGCTGAACCTGATCACTTTTGGCCTTTACGCCAAGGACAAAAATGCAGCCAAGTCAGGCGCCTGGCGCACCAGCGAATCCACTTTGCATTCACTCGCCCTCTTCGGCGGTTGGCCCGCGGCCTGGTTTGCACAACAAACATTGCGCCACAAAACCTCCAAGGCCGAGTTCAGATTCAGCTACTGGGCAACGGTCGTGATCAATCTCATCGGCACGGTGGTGCTAATGATCGAGCCGAACCTGATGGCCTTTCTGCTCAAGACGTTCATGCGCGCCGCAGGCTGA
- a CDS encoding type II toxin-antitoxin system HipA family toxin yields MSTSIRYLRLYMHQPAAWGGGRRAIGYLSQYGDILRISFESDYIADPDRPTLSLSYRGGNEQDTQSILASARDARLVRTDGRWPVYFQNLLPEGHNRERLAHERGCSPDDEFELLAAAGHDLMGALEVEPISPNEAIPEVVRHWHTTQGLDVLEPGFVEYPVADAASLPGIVTKFSAVQDGRRYTVHRKGAAGSVILKLPTTNHPDLVVNEYACYQLCKALDLQTANVEIITREQAELPEHVPFHDILAVQRFDHLPDGSRIHMEEFNQALGYAPRHKYGKGLQQDWPTMLRVLDRLSPEPVQDTREFLARTVAAILMGNTDAHLKNWALIYPDGRQPRLAPVYDCVCVAAFFDGTSEQQYAVNKAIDTTMRALGWDDMKALIKSAGLLRASRHVSLLKEVVAQAKAKWPALLRDAPPAMRETVLARLAGGVSLAG; encoded by the coding sequence ATGTCCACCTCCATCCGCTACCTGCGCCTGTACATGCACCAGCCCGCAGCATGGGGCGGTGGACGGCGGGCGATTGGCTATCTTTCCCAATATGGCGACATCCTGCGTATCTCGTTCGAGAGCGACTACATCGCCGACCCTGATCGCCCCACGCTCTCGCTGAGCTACCGGGGCGGCAACGAGCAGGACACGCAAAGCATCCTCGCCTCCGCGCGTGACGCCCGCCTGGTGCGCACCGATGGACGCTGGCCGGTCTACTTCCAGAACCTGCTGCCCGAAGGCCACAACCGCGAGCGCCTCGCGCACGAACGCGGCTGCTCGCCCGACGATGAATTCGAACTGCTGGCAGCCGCCGGGCACGACCTGATGGGTGCGCTCGAGGTCGAGCCCATCTCACCCAACGAAGCCATCCCCGAGGTTGTGCGCCATTGGCACACCACGCAGGGGCTGGATGTGCTCGAGCCCGGCTTCGTCGAGTACCCGGTGGCCGATGCGGCCTCGCTGCCCGGCATCGTCACCAAGTTCAGCGCCGTGCAGGACGGCCGCCGCTACACCGTGCACCGCAAGGGCGCGGCGGGTAGCGTGATTCTCAAGTTGCCGACCACGAATCACCCCGATCTGGTGGTCAACGAATACGCGTGCTACCAGCTCTGCAAGGCGCTCGATCTGCAGACGGCCAATGTAGAAATCATCACCCGTGAACAAGCCGAGCTGCCCGAGCATGTACCGTTCCACGACATCCTCGCCGTGCAGCGCTTCGACCATCTGCCCGATGGCTCTCGCATCCACATGGAGGAGTTCAATCAGGCGCTCGGCTACGCGCCCCGCCACAAATACGGCAAGGGCCTGCAGCAGGATTGGCCGACGATGCTGCGCGTGCTCGACCGTCTGAGCCCCGAGCCGGTGCAAGACACCCGCGAGTTCCTCGCTCGCACCGTCGCTGCCATCCTCATGGGCAACACCGACGCCCACCTCAAAAACTGGGCCCTGATCTATCCCGATGGCCGCCAGCCACGCCTCGCCCCGGTCTACGACTGCGTCTGCGTCGCTGCCTTCTTCGACGGCACTTCGGAGCAGCAGTACGCGGTGAACAAGGCCATCGACACCACCATGCGCGCCCTCGGCTGGGACGACATGAAGGCGCTCATCAAATCCGCCGGACTGCTGCGGGCATCACGCCACGTCAGCCTGCTCAAAGAGGTCGTCGCGCAGGCCAAGGCGAAGTGGCCCGCACTGCTGCGCGACGCGCCACCCGCCATGCGGGAGACGGTTCTGGCCCGGCTCGCGGGCGGCGTTTCTCTGGCGGGCTGA
- a CDS encoding YigZ family protein, translating to MPHTLKSTVHSELIIKKSRFIGCVQPMTDRASAQAVVDGLRAEHPGAAHVCWALLAGGQSAAVDDGEPSGTAGRPMLDVLRHQDLEGVLATVVRYFGGVKLGAGGLVRAYTDSVAQALLKAEKIERQVMAELECTLPYAQEGLLRREVEASGAQLLEVSHGSQVIARLKMPKSIAADFRQRLNDLTQGRIGWLD from the coding sequence ATGCCACACACCCTGAAATCGACCGTCCACAGCGAACTCATCATAAAGAAAAGCCGTTTCATCGGCTGCGTGCAGCCCATGACCGACCGCGCAAGCGCACAAGCAGTGGTCGATGGCCTGCGCGCTGAACACCCCGGGGCGGCCCATGTCTGCTGGGCATTGCTGGCGGGCGGACAATCCGCCGCGGTGGATGACGGCGAGCCCAGCGGCACCGCCGGGCGCCCGATGCTCGACGTGCTGCGCCATCAGGATCTGGAAGGCGTGCTCGCCACCGTCGTGCGCTACTTTGGCGGAGTGAAGCTCGGCGCAGGCGGACTGGTACGCGCCTATACCGACAGCGTGGCCCAGGCGCTGCTCAAGGCCGAAAAGATCGAGCGCCAGGTGATGGCCGAACTCGAATGCACCCTGCCCTATGCGCAGGAAGGCCTGCTGCGCCGCGAGGTCGAGGCCAGCGGTGCGCAGTTGCTCGAGGTATCCCACGGCAGCCAGGTCATCGCCCGCCTGAAGATGCCGAAGTCCATCGCAGCAGATTTCAGGCAGCGGCTGAACGATCTCACACAGGGTCGCATCGGCTGGCTGGACTGA
- a CDS encoding YgiQ family radical SAM protein: MNAPIDVSFFQRAAKPLTSYRPYWAKRFGPAPFLPMSRAEMDQLGWDSCDIVLVTGDAYVDHPSFGMAVIGRVLEAQGFRVGIIAQPDWQSADAFKALGKPNLFWGVTAGNMDSMINRYTADRKIRSDDAYTPGDVGGKRPDRAAIVYSQRCREAYKDVPIVLGGIEGSLRRIAHYDYWSDKVRRSIVVDSKCDILLYGNAERALVEVAHRIAAREPVEKITDVRGTSFFRRESEEGWFELDSSEVDEIGVVEAHINPYQTTSEQAEAQGQTCSKEDGTDQAAAPAAEQTIQFMPNPALRGKGRNRMPPRDRTVLRLPSYEDVKSDPILYAHANRVLHLETNPGNARALVQAHGEGVTARDVWMNPPPIPLTTAEMDWVFGLPYARNPHPSYADENGSHDGVTKIPAWEMIRTSVNIMRGCFGGCTFCSITEHEGRIIQSRSEDSIIQEIEDIRDKVKGFTGTISDLGGPTANMYRLGCKSPEIEAACRKPSCVFPGICQNLHTNHDPLIKIYRRARKLPGIKKILIGSGLRYDLAVKSPEYVKELVQHHVGGYLKIAPEHTEAGPLNKMMKPGIGSYDRFKQLFEKFSEEAGKKQYLIPYFIAAHPGTSDEDMMNLAIWLKKNGFRADQVQTFYPSPMATATAMYHSGRNTLTKVRREMRDAEEESVDIVRGEKRRRLHKAFLRYHDPNNWPMLREALKAMGRSDLIGNGKQHLIPTFQPLVDGAYQSARKKNSTQGTGVGSRSVVSQQAKAYVMGKAAKPLGASRPQKEKEVDVRFAKPGQPAPGRMLTQHTGLPPRAGVMGKKPSGARKPR; encoded by the coding sequence ATGAACGCTCCCATCGATGTTTCTTTCTTTCAACGAGCTGCCAAGCCGCTGACCAGCTACCGCCCATATTGGGCCAAGCGCTTCGGTCCGGCGCCGTTTCTGCCGATGTCTCGCGCAGAGATGGATCAGCTCGGCTGGGATTCGTGCGACATCGTGCTGGTCACGGGCGACGCCTATGTCGATCACCCGAGCTTCGGCATGGCGGTGATTGGCCGCGTGCTTGAGGCGCAAGGCTTTCGCGTGGGCATCATCGCTCAACCTGATTGGCAGAGCGCCGACGCGTTCAAGGCGCTGGGCAAGCCCAATCTGTTTTGGGGTGTGACGGCGGGCAACATGGATTCGATGATCAACCGTTACACGGCTGATCGCAAGATTCGCAGCGACGACGCCTACACCCCCGGCGACGTCGGTGGCAAGCGCCCTGACCGTGCGGCCATCGTGTACAGCCAGCGCTGCCGCGAGGCCTACAAGGACGTGCCCATCGTGCTCGGCGGCATCGAAGGCAGTCTGCGCCGTATCGCCCACTATGACTACTGGAGCGACAAGGTGCGTCGTTCCATCGTGGTTGACAGCAAATGCGACATCCTCCTGTACGGCAACGCCGAACGTGCACTGGTCGAGGTGGCGCACCGCATCGCTGCCCGCGAGCCCGTTGAAAAGATCACCGACGTGCGCGGCACGTCGTTCTTCCGCCGCGAGTCGGAAGAGGGCTGGTTTGAGCTGGATTCGTCCGAAGTGGACGAAATTGGCGTTGTTGAAGCGCACATCAACCCTTACCAGACCACCAGCGAGCAGGCCGAGGCCCAGGGCCAGACCTGTTCCAAGGAAGACGGCACCGATCAGGCCGCCGCGCCTGCTGCTGAGCAGACCATTCAGTTCATGCCCAATCCCGCGCTGCGCGGCAAGGGCAGGAACCGCATGCCTCCGCGTGATCGCACCGTGCTGCGTCTGCCGAGCTATGAAGACGTCAAGTCTGATCCGATTCTGTATGCCCATGCCAACCGCGTGCTGCACCTGGAAACCAACCCCGGCAACGCCCGCGCTCTGGTGCAGGCCCACGGCGAAGGCGTGACCGCACGCGATGTGTGGATGAACCCGCCCCCGATCCCGCTCACCACGGCCGAGATGGACTGGGTGTTCGGTCTGCCATACGCTCGCAATCCGCACCCGAGCTACGCCGACGAAAACGGCAGCCACGACGGTGTGACCAAGATCCCCGCGTGGGAAATGATCCGCACCTCGGTCAACATCATGCGCGGCTGCTTCGGCGGCTGTACCTTCTGTTCGATCACCGAGCACGAAGGTCGCATCATCCAGAGCCGCTCGGAAGACTCCATCATTCAAGAGATCGAGGACATTCGCGACAAGGTGAAGGGTTTCACCGGCACGATTTCCGATCTGGGCGGCCCCACGGCCAACATGTACCGCCTCGGCTGCAAGAGCCCCGAGATCGAAGCGGCTTGCCGCAAACCGAGCTGCGTGTTCCCCGGCATCTGCCAGAACCTGCACACCAATCACGATCCGCTCATCAAGATCTACCGCCGCGCGCGCAAGCTCCCCGGCATCAAGAAGATCCTGATCGGTTCCGGCCTGCGCTACGACTTGGCCGTGAAGTCGCCCGAGTATGTGAAGGAGCTGGTTCAGCACCACGTTGGCGGCTACTTGAAGATCGCGCCCGAGCACACCGAAGCAGGTCCGCTCAACAAGATGATGAAGCCGGGCATCGGCAGCTATGACCGCTTCAAGCAGCTCTTCGAGAAGTTCAGCGAAGAGGCGGGCAAGAAACAGTACCTGATTCCGTACTTCATCGCTGCTCACCCCGGCACCAGCGACGAAGACATGATGAACCTCGCCATCTGGCTCAAGAAGAACGGTTTCCGCGCTGACCAGGTGCAGACCTTCTACCCGAGCCCGATGGCGACGGCTACCGCTATGTACCACTCGGGCCGCAACACGTTGACCAAGGTGCGTCGCGAGATGCGCGACGCCGAAGAGGAGTCGGTGGACATCGTGCGCGGCGAAAAGCGCCGCCGCCTGCACAAGGCTTTCCTGCGCTACCACGACCCGAACAACTGGCCGATGTTGCGCGAAGCGCTCAAGGCCATGGGCCGCTCCGATTTGATCGGCAACGGCAAGCAGCACCTGATTCCGACCTTTCAGCCACTAGTGGATGGTGCTTATCAGAGCGCGCGCAAAAAGAACAGCACGCAAGGTACGGGTGTGGGCTCGCGCTCCGTCGTGTCGCAGCAGGCCAAAGCCTATGTGATGGGCAAGGCTGCCAAGCCTCTGGGTGCTTCCAGGCCACAAAAGGAAAAGGAAGTCGACGTGCGCTTCGCCAAGCCCGGCCAGCCCGCGCCGGGCCGTATGCTCACGCAGCACACTGGCCTTCCGCCACGTGCAGGTGTGATGGGCAAGAAGCCCAGCGGCGCGCGCAAGCCGCGCTGA
- the azu gene encoding azurin has translation MKKFLKWIAVACVSAAVVPAFAAPNCSAEVESNDAMQFNTKTISVPAACKDFTVKLKHVGKMPKTAMGHNLVVSKTSDMQGIANDGIPAGPDKDYLKPADARVIAHTKLIGGGESASVTFAVSKLKAGDDYTFFCSFPGHSGIMKGALTLAK, from the coding sequence ATGAAGAAATTTCTGAAGTGGATTGCTGTCGCTTGTGTTTCCGCTGCCGTCGTGCCGGCATTTGCTGCGCCCAATTGCAGCGCCGAGGTCGAGAGCAATGACGCCATGCAATTCAACACCAAGACCATCAGCGTGCCCGCTGCCTGCAAAGACTTCACTGTGAAGCTCAAGCATGTCGGCAAGATGCCCAAGACCGCCATGGGCCACAACCTGGTGGTCTCCAAGACCTCCGACATGCAGGGCATCGCCAACGATGGCATTCCCGCCGGCCCGGATAAGGACTACCTCAAGCCCGCAGATGCCCGTGTGATTGCGCACACCAAACTGATCGGCGGCGGCGAGTCGGCCTCGGTCACCTTCGCGGTAAGCAAGCTGAAAGCCGGTGACGACTACACTTTCTTTTGCTCGTTCCCCGGCCATTCCGGCATCATGAAGGGCGCGCTGACGCTGGCGAAGTAA
- the ygiD gene encoding 4,5-DOPA dioxygenase extradiol, whose translation MASLAALSAAFPAGLICSSASAETRQLLDTLKPSPRMPVLFIGHGSPMNAIEDNQWRRAWQQMGSELMARAVQPQLILCISAHWLTKGGWYLTGMADPRTIHDFSGFPRELHEQQYPVQGAPKVARSLAAELKSPATQTALGVDESEWGLDHGTWSVLKPMFPKAQIPVLQLSMDYSRSPEEHFALGLQLAALRERGVLIVGSGNAVHNLRRTKRGSAPNEAYDWATEFDTRVNDWIKLGQLDQLQTFQKLGETAKQAHPTHEHYLPLLYAAGAASTKEMPRFFNTGFQSASISMRSVIWG comes from the coding sequence CTGGCAAGCCTTGCCGCCCTGTCCGCTGCCTTCCCCGCTGGCCTGATCTGCTCATCGGCCAGCGCCGAAACGCGCCAACTGCTCGACACCCTCAAACCTTCACCGCGCATGCCCGTGCTCTTCATCGGCCACGGCAGCCCGATGAACGCCATCGAAGACAACCAGTGGCGTCGAGCTTGGCAGCAGATGGGCTCGGAACTCATGGCTCGCGCGGTGCAGCCACAACTCATCCTGTGCATCTCTGCGCACTGGCTGACCAAGGGCGGCTGGTACCTCACCGGCATGGCCGATCCACGCACCATCCATGATTTCAGCGGCTTCCCGCGCGAACTCCATGAGCAGCAATACCCGGTGCAAGGCGCGCCCAAGGTCGCTCGCAGCCTGGCCGCAGAACTGAAATCCCCGGCTACCCAAACCGCGCTCGGCGTGGATGAAAGCGAATGGGGCCTCGACCACGGCACCTGGTCCGTCCTCAAACCCATGTTCCCCAAGGCCCAGATCCCCGTGCTCCAACTCAGCATGGACTACAGCCGCAGCCCAGAGGAACACTTCGCCCTGGGCCTGCAACTCGCCGCCCTGCGCGAACGCGGCGTCCTCATCGTCGGCAGCGGCAACGCCGTCCACAACCTGCGCAGAACGAAACGAGGATCCGCCCCGAACGAGGCCTACGACTGGGCGACCGAGTTCGACACAAGAGTGAATGATTGGATCAAGCTGGGCCAGCTAGACCAACTGCAGACTTTCCAGAAACTCGGCGAAACAGCAAAACAAGCGCACCCTACGCATGAACACTACCTCCCGCTCCTCTACGCGGCAGGCGCAGCAAGCACCAAGGAAATGCCAAGGTTCTTCAACACCGGCTTCCAATCCGCATCGATCTCCATGAGATCCGTGATCTGGGGATAG